The Paraburkholderia dioscoreae DNA window TGCGTAGTGCGCGCGGCGGCGCGTTGCCACGGTCGCATCGGCGGCAAGGGCGGCCGGTTGAAGGCCACACGCGCCATGATGCGCAGAAGCACCAGCAGGAAAACCGTCAGTCCGACCGACTTGTGAAGGTTGAGCAGCGTCGCCTTGAGCGGCATCCCCTTCGGCAGTCCGACCATATAGAGTCCGAGCGCAAGCAGGCCGATGATGCCGAGAGCAATCAGCCAGTGCAGCGCGATCATTACGCCGGCATAGCGCGGCGCGGGCGCTTCGGCGCCCGGCGACAGGTGGGAAGAATGCGCTATCGTCATGCTGTCTCCTTCGTTATCCGGTGTTTCTGTCGAACACCGTTTGACGGGCTGTTTTGCGTGCCATCCGGTTCCGGCGACTAACTCACGACCAGTATTTCCCCTCGTCCGTCGACCGCGAGATCGCCCGCGTGGCGCGTCGGCAAACTCGCCGTGCGCCACTGCGAAAAAGGCGCGATTTCAATGGCGAGACTGCGCACGAGGAGCGCCCAGAACACGTCGAAACCGCGGCCGCCTTCGGTGAACGTCGGCGGCAAGTGCGCCGGCCGCTGGGCGAGCAGGAGCGTGCCGCGCCTCATACCGTACGCATAATGCGCGCCGAGTTGACCGCCGATACCAATGGTGCCCGCCACCAGTCGCGACGCGGCAAAATCGCCCGCGTTGCCGCCGACCAGCACGAGGCCGCGGCGCATGCGATCGGCAAGCCGTGCACCCGCGTTGCCATGAATCGTCAGCGTGCCGCCCGTCATGCCTTCCATGTCGCCGGCGAGCGCGCCGGCGGCGAAATCGCCGCTATGGCCGGTCACCGTCAGGCGGCCGCCGCGCATTTCGCACGCTGTGAAATGTCCGGCGTCGCCTTCGATGTGCAGCATGCCGCCCGCCATCTGGAAACCGCTGTAGTCGCCGGTCGAACCGTGAACGACGAGGTGCCCGTCCGTCATCCGTGCACCGACGCGGTCGAGCCACGGCTCTGCGTTCTCGAACACCAGGGTGGCGCCGGCGTGAGGCGCTTCTGAGACATCGGCGGCTTCATTGCGTGACACGTGGAATATATCGCCCACGATACACCTGTCGTTGCCCGCGGGCAGGACCATGCGCTCGATGTCCGCCACGCTCATCGCCGCGAGCGGCATCGGCAGCAGGGAGGAAGCGTCGACCCGGAAACCCGGCGGCGTTTTCACGCGCAGCGTTGTGCGTTGACTCATGCGCGGCTCCCGTCGAGGCCGGCTGCGAGGCTGTGAAGATGGAAGTGGTAAGGCCCCAGCTTGCCGCCGTAGTTGCCCGCCGAAATCCGCAGCAGGCCGGCCGCGCGTCCGAGCCCGGTGGCCGCGCCGATACCCGCGGTCATGGCGGCGCCCACGTCCGTACCCGTGAGCCCGTCGATCACGATTTCGAGCACGCTGCCGACTTCCGCGCTCAGTTCGCTGTGCGCCGAGAGACCCGTGAGCGTGGGGCAGAACGCGTCGTTGGTGGATGCGCTCGCGCCTTTGTATTTCGAGCCGACCTTCGAACCCGAGCGCACGACGCCGCCCGGGAACGGCATGATCACGTTCGGCAGCCTGCGCATGGCGGCGACCGCGGCCTCGGCGGCGGCGAGTGCGGCGTCGATATCGCGCGCCAGCAGAATCAGGTTGCCGCCGCCCACGGCTTTGACGGTGAGCGCAGTGTCTTCGCAGACGAACTCGCCGTCCATCACCGGCACGCGCCAGTAACGCGTGTCGCCGAGCATCTTCGAGATCTGCCAGCCGTCGCCGAAAAAGCGCAGACCACTGCCGAGCGACGCCCGGTCGGACAGCGGCGCGCGGCTCGTTTCGGCGTCGATGCCGCCGTACACAGCGGTGGTCGGGCAGGTGAGCACGCATTGCCCGACGCGCCGTTCGATCTGTTTGGCCAGTTCCTTCGACGAGACCGCGAACAGCAGTACCGTCACGCCCGGCCGGCCATCGGGCGTTTGCCCGGCCGGCAGCATGCGTTCGACGCCCGCTTCGCAGCCGCAGCCGATCACCGAGGTGGCGAAACCCGTCAGCGAGTTGGCGGCGTTCATCGCCCAGGCCGGCGTATGGGCGGTGATGACGAGCCGTGTTGCCTTCATCGGAAAGGCTTCCGCGAAGGTGGCGTCGATCGTGGTGCCGTTGATCTGCAGGGTCGCCGGTTCGCTCATTGTGTGCGCTTCGCCTTTGCTCAGCCGTTCGCGAGACATTCGACCGGCAGCAGTCTGCCGCCGCGGCAGCAGTTGCAGATCTCGTCGTCGCCGATTGCGGCATGCGCGAAGTTGTTCGCGAGATTGGCGTCGCCGTAGGCACGCAGCGTCTTCTCGATGCCCCGGTCGAAGTCGGGCGAAACGAAATGGATGCCGCCCGTGGGCGTGGCGACGAGCGTGCCGTCGCGCGCGACCAGTTCGCCGTCCTTGAACACATAAGCGGGCGACGTAAACATCCGCTCGCGGTCCGCGTCGTCGCGATAGACGGCAATGTCCGCCGCCGCGCCGACGCCCAGATGGCCCCGGTCGCGCAACCCGAGCAGGCGTGCCGGGCCGGCGCGCGTGATGATGGCGATTTCGTACAGCGAGAACTCGCGTTGCAACTGCGGCAACGCGCTCGCCACCTGTGCGTCGGCATTGAGCTTCGCGAGTTGCTCGCCGCGAAACGATTTGTCCATCAGCAGGCGGATCAGATGCGGATAGCTCGTGAACGGACCGCCGTTCGGATGATCGGTGGTCATCGCGACGCGCCACGGGTCGTCGATCAGCAGAAAGATCTCGAGGCCGATGATCCACTGCAACGCATTCACGTAGCTCTGCTCGCGATAGCGGAACGGCACCACGCCGCAGCCCGCGTCGCATTCGATATCGCCGATCACCCATTTGTGCGGACGCGCGAGCGGCGTGTTGCGGAACTGCATCATGGTGTCACCCGATGCGGTGACGGTCTGCCCGAAGATGATCTGTCCGACGTCGATCGACACGTTCGGCCGCGCGTTCACCGCTTCGGCGATCTGCCGCGCGCCCGACGAAAACTTTTGCGGACCCTCGGTGCCATAGCTATGAAACTGGATATGCGTGAGATGGATCGGCAGGCCGTCGGCGGCATCCATCGTGGCGATCGTCGAATCGATGTTGCCGGGCACGCCGAGATTGCTCGCATGCACATGTAGCGGATGCGGCACGCGCAGTTCGGTCAACGCGCGCGAGAGGGTGTGCAGCACCTCGCGCGGCGTGATGCCGTAATGCACGTGCGGCTCGTCCACGTTCAGCGAACGCTGGTTGAACTTGAACGCCGAGATGCCGCCGGGATTGACGACCTTCACGCCGAGCGCCTTGCTCGCATGAATCGTCCAGCCGATGTAGTCGCGCAGCCGCTCGAAGTCGTCGCGCGCGGCGAGCATCTGCAGGAACAGTTCGTCGTTGCCGAGCATCACGTACGCGCCGTGATCGATGATCGGCGTGTCGCCCATTTCGAGGTGCGTGTGGCGCGCGTTGGACGGCATCATGGCCGGTTCGAACGCGGCCGTGTAGCCCATTTCGGCGTAGCGGTAGCCGGTTGCGAGCGTGCCGGGCGTGCAGACTCCGCACGACGGCAGCCGCAGATAGCGGCCGTTCGCATCCTGCACCGATTCGTAGGCGGCGTCCCGCACACGGTCGTCGCGATGATCCTCGGGCAGCAGCAGGCGCGAAAGATTGGTCTTGCCGCCGCCGATATGCGAGTGCATGTCGATGCCGCCTGCCATCACGATCATGCCGGTGGCATCGTATTCATGGTCGGCCGGCGTACCGGCGGGCACGTCGACAATGCGGCCGTCGCGGATCGCCAGGTCGCGGCGCTCGCCGTTCACGCCGTTGGTGGGATCGAAGAGCGTGCCGCCCTTGAGCCGGATCAGACTCATGGCTGCACCTGTGCGGCGGGTTGGGCGTGGAGCCGCTCAGCCAGTCGCGATGCGATCGCCGCCACTGACGGCAGCGCCGCACCGCGTGCGGCAGCGAGCGGCATCACGACCGAGCCGTCGACGCGAAACAGATGTCCGCCGCTATCGATGCCAGGCGTGGCGACGGGAATGAACACGGTGGCGCCGCCACGCGATTTCGCGGCCTGCGCTAAAGCGGGATGGCCGAGCACGATCGCCGGTACGTCTTCGGCGAGCGCTTGCGGCCAGGCCGGCGGCGCGAAGCTGGCGACCCACAGCAAGGCATCGATCTCGCCCTCGGCGAGCAGTCGGGCCGTGCGGTAGCGATACGGATCGTAGTCGAGCGGCGCCGTGCCGGCGATGCGTGCGGGCGTGGAGACACGAGTACGGAGCGGCAGACCCGAAAGCCAGGTCACGGTCTGATTGACGGTCAGCGCGCCGTCGTCGCCGCCGAGCGCGAGACAGCCGGCGCGTACGGTGCGGTTGGCCGCCTTGACGATCCGGTTCAATGCTTCGATCAGCAGCGCGGCGTGCGGGCCGGGCAGCGCCGCAGGTTCGTAGACGAGCACGGTGTAGTGCGCGGCGGCGATGCGTGCTTGTAGCGTGGCAAGCGCTTCTGCTGCACCCGTGCTGTCGTCCTGCAATGCGCCAGGCTCACGGCCTTCGCTAAGTGCGGACCAGAGCGCGAGCGTGTCGAAAGGATCGGCGTCCGGCAGGAGCGCTTCGATTCGCGCATTCGCCAGGCTGCTCGCCGCCGGGTCAGGTGTGCAGCCGACGAACACCAGGTCGCGTTGCTGCTGCGTGCCTTCCAGCGTACGCGCGAAGAAACGCGGGTAACGCTGCGACGGCCGGCAGCCGAAAAACACCAGCAGGTCCGCACGTGAACGCACTTCGGACAGCGTCGTGAAGAACGACCCACGATCCTGTAATGGCAGCGTGGCCGCGCTCATCGCATCGCCGTGCAGATGATCGAGAATGGCGCCGCAGCCAGCGGCGAGCGTGTACAGCGCACGGGTGCCGGCAACGTCCGTGGTCAGCGAGCCGAACAACGGGCGGCGTGCCGAGGCAAGTATCCGCGCCGCGCTCGCCAGTGCGGTATCGAGATCCGCGTCTTGACCATCGACGCTGTTGCCGCACTGCGCATCCGCACTGCCATAGCATGCGAGCGCTTGCGCGAGGCGCGGGCATTCGGTATCGGGCACCGCGAGCGTGGCGTCTTCGCGCGACTCGACGACGAGGTCGTCGCATAGCAGCGGGCAGAACGGACAGATCCAATCGCGCGTAACCGGCGAGGCGGGCGCGCTGGTCGCGGCCGACGGGCTCGTGGACGATGGATCGATGGACGAGAGGTGCATGGCCGCACTTTTAGCAAGCTCCATGCCGATCCGGATGCATGGCGATGGCGCGGGTGTGCGGCGAATGGTGCGCCGCTCATGTGGCACTGCGCTTAAAGGGATCGATACGGCCGCCGTTTGCGCGATGCGCCGCATCTGCCCAGCCGAATCGGCGTCACGCCTGCCGGCTGCGCCGCACAGGTTGTGTGTCAATCTGGAGCAGAGTGTCACGAACTGCCACATCAGCTTGCCGTTCGTTTACATCCACACCCTCTCCGACGTTTGGCATGGAATTTGTATGGCTCGCCTATGTGGATTCGATGAGCGGCGCGCCGATCTGCCGATCATGCAGCGCGGACGCGACGAGCCACGCAGAAGCACCGCTGCGGGCCGCTGCCGCAACATCGTCGCGATGGCGAATGCCGCCCGCTCCGATCACGGCGGAATGCGCGGGAGCAACGGCACGAATGCGTTCGACCGTGGCGAGATCGGGGCCGTCGTAGCTGCCCACCTGATCGAGCGTCATTGCGATCACTCTTCGAGGCCACCACGCGGAGGTGCGCTCGAATGCGGTGGCGGTGAGTAGTTGGCCGGTGCGGTGGTCGAGCGAAAGGATCGGCGAGAGACCGGCGGCTTCGGCGGCGCGCAGCGCGTCGATGTCGCGCAGCGACTCGGTGCCGAATACGGGCACGAGGGTCGCGAGATCGTGCGGAGCAGGTTGGCTGTTGCTGTTGCGCTTGCAGGTTGCTTCGATGCGTTCGAACAGCGAATGCATCGAGGTGTAGTCGGCATAGCCCGCGTCGAGCCAGATGTCAGTGCCGGGCAGGGCGGCACGCAGTGCAGCGAGCGTCTCGACATGAGCGCCTTGCTGAAGGATCGCGCCGAGGTCGGCGATATAGAGCGTTCGTGCGCCGCTTGCCGCAAGCAGCGCACGGGCGATGTGAAGCGGCTCGCTGGTGGCGGCGAGCGACGAGCGGATGGGCCGATAGGCCGTTCGTTCGCCGCGCACCGCGCGCACCACGTGGCCGTCGAGCAGATCGAGAACCGGTATCACCTGCATAGGGGCGCGTTCCTTTGACCAAGATCTTTGTCTACGAGTATCTCACCGGCGGCGGCATCGACCCGGCACATGCCGGCGCGGCGAGTCTCGCCGACCTGAGCGCGCTGATAGTCGAAGGCCGGGTGATGCGCGACGCGCTGGTGAGCGACTTGCGTGAGCTCGACGGCGTGGACGTGAGCTTCGCGAGCTCGCGCTTCGAAACCGTCGACCCGGCGCTCGCTCATTGTAGGGCCGCGCAAGGCGAGTCCATGACGGCCTTCGTCGCACGGGTGGCGCGCGAGCACGATTACGCGTGGATCATCGCGCCGGAATGCGACGGCTTGCTGCTCCACCTATACGACGCGGTGGGCGCGGCGCGCTGGCTCGGCTGCGCGAAAGAAGCGATCCGCGTGGCGTCGAGCAAGAGCGCCACGGCGGCGTTGCTCGCGGCGCAGGGTATCGCCACGACGCCCGCGATCGAACCCGGACAGTCCGACGAACTGCCCGGCGAGCGTTGGGTCGTGAAACCGGACGACGGCGCGGGCGGCCTCGATACCTTCGTGTTCGACAATTTCGCCGACGCCTGCGCCGAATACGATGCACGCGCGGCTGCCGCGCGCAATCCGGTGCTGCAGGCCTGGGTCGACGGCGAGCCGCTCAGCCTTTCGCTGATCTGCCGTGCCGACGGTGTGGAACTCATCAGCATCAACCGGCAGCAAATCAGCTTGAGCGCAAACGACGCGTCGCAGCGGCAACCGCGCATTGTCGAATTCGACGGCGTGACGGTCAATCAGATCGATCTGGCCGGCGATCAGGGGCGCTTGCTTGGCGCGCTGGCACAGCGCGTCGCGAAGGCGATGCCGGGCTTGCGCGGCTTCGTCGGCATCGACGTGGTGTGGCATCCGCTGCGCGGGCCGGTCGTGATCGAGGTCAATCCGCGCCTGACCGTGGCGTATGCGGGCCTGTGCGGGGCGCCGGGCGGCGAACTCGCACGCACCCTGCTCGCGGCGCACGGGGTGCGCATCGGGCGATCCGGGCCGGCGGCGCGCAGCCGTGGCGCACAGTCTGCCTGTGGAGCCCAGCCGTGAGCACCGCGCGCGTCAAGCATGCAAGTCCCGCGACTCAGGATAGCGGGCCGGTGTTCGGCTGGGATGTGGGCGGCGCGCATGTGAAGGTGTCGATGGCCGATGCCGGCGGCACCGTGCTCGACAT harbors:
- a CDS encoding formylmethanofuran dehydrogenase subunit A; this translates as MSLIRLKGGTLFDPTNGVNGERRDLAIRDGRIVDVPAGTPADHEYDATGMIVMAGGIDMHSHIGGGKTNLSRLLLPEDHRDDRVRDAAYESVQDANGRYLRLPSCGVCTPGTLATGYRYAEMGYTAAFEPAMMPSNARHTHLEMGDTPIIDHGAYVMLGNDELFLQMLAARDDFERLRDYIGWTIHASKALGVKVVNPGGISAFKFNQRSLNVDEPHVHYGITPREVLHTLSRALTELRVPHPLHVHASNLGVPGNIDSTIATMDAADGLPIHLTHIQFHSYGTEGPQKFSSGARQIAEAVNARPNVSIDVGQIIFGQTVTASGDTMMQFRNTPLARPHKWVIGDIECDAGCGVVPFRYREQSYVNALQWIIGLEIFLLIDDPWRVAMTTDHPNGGPFTSYPHLIRLLMDKSFRGEQLAKLNADAQVASALPQLQREFSLYEIAIITRAGPARLLGLRDRGHLGVGAAADIAVYRDDADRERMFTSPAYVFKDGELVARDGTLVATPTGGIHFVSPDFDRGIEKTLRAYGDANLANNFAHAAIGDDEICNCCRGGRLLPVECLANG
- a CDS encoding ATP-grasp domain-containing protein — translated: MTKIFVYEYLTGGGIDPAHAGAASLADLSALIVEGRVMRDALVSDLRELDGVDVSFASSRFETVDPALAHCRAAQGESMTAFVARVAREHDYAWIIAPECDGLLLHLYDAVGAARWLGCAKEAIRVASSKSATAALLAAQGIATTPAIEPGQSDELPGERWVVKPDDGAGGLDTFVFDNFADACAEYDARAAAARNPVLQAWVDGEPLSLSLICRADGVELISINRQQISLSANDASQRQPRIVEFDGVTVNQIDLAGDQGRLLGALAQRVAKAMPGLRGFVGIDVVWHPLRGPVVIEVNPRLTVAYAGLCGAPGGELARTLLAAHGVRIGRSGPAARSRGAQSACGAQP
- a CDS encoding HisA/HisF-related TIM barrel protein; translated protein: MQVIPVLDLLDGHVVRAVRGERTAYRPIRSSLAATSEPLHIARALLAASGARTLYIADLGAILQQGAHVETLAALRAALPGTDIWLDAGYADYTSMHSLFERIEATCKRNSNSQPAPHDLATLVPVFGTESLRDIDALRAAEAAGLSPILSLDHRTGQLLTATAFERTSAWWPRRVIAMTLDQVGSYDGPDLATVERIRAVAPAHSAVIGAGGIRHRDDVAAAARSGASAWLVASALHDRQIGAPLIEST
- a CDS encoding formylmethanofuran dehydrogenase subunit C, translating into MSQRTTLRVKTPPGFRVDASSLLPMPLAAMSVADIERMVLPAGNDRCIVGDIFHVSRNEAADVSEAPHAGATLVFENAEPWLDRVGARMTDGHLVVHGSTGDYSGFQMAGGMLHIEGDAGHFTACEMRGGRLTVTGHSGDFAAGALAGDMEGMTGGTLTIHGNAGARLADRMRRGLVLVGGNAGDFAASRLVAGTIGIGGQLGAHYAYGMRRGTLLLAQRPAHLPPTFTEGGRGFDVFWALLVRSLAIEIAPFSQWRTASLPTRHAGDLAVDGRGEILVVS
- a CDS encoding molybdopterin-binding domain-containing protein; its protein translation is MHLSSIDPSSTSPSAATSAPASPVTRDWICPFCPLLCDDLVVESREDATLAVPDTECPRLAQALACYGSADAQCGNSVDGQDADLDTALASAARILASARRPLFGSLTTDVAGTRALYTLAAGCGAILDHLHGDAMSAATLPLQDRGSFFTTLSEVRSRADLLVFFGCRPSQRYPRFFARTLEGTQQQRDLVFVGCTPDPAASSLANARIEALLPDADPFDTLALWSALSEGREPGALQDDSTGAAEALATLQARIAAAHYTVLVYEPAALPGPHAALLIEALNRIVKAANRTVRAGCLALGGDDGALTVNQTVTWLSGLPLRTRVSTPARIAGTAPLDYDPYRYRTARLLAEGEIDALLWVASFAPPAWPQALAEDVPAIVLGHPALAQAAKSRGGATVFIPVATPGIDSGGHLFRVDGSVVMPLAAARGAALPSVAAIASRLAERLHAQPAAQVQP
- a CDS encoding cytochrome b, which codes for MTIAHSSHLSPGAEAPAPRYAGVMIALHWLIALGIIGLLALGLYMVGLPKGMPLKATLLNLHKSVGLTVFLLVLLRIMARVAFNRPPLPPMRPWQRAAARTTQGLLYVAMVAMPVCGYLGSSFNRYGTRFWGLPLPKWGWDDAGLRELFFGLHQAIGYALIVLIVLHVAGALKHQLIDRDNLLARMLP
- the fhcD gene encoding formylmethanofuran--tetrahydromethanopterin N-formyltransferase; translation: MSEPATLQINGTTIDATFAEAFPMKATRLVITAHTPAWAMNAANSLTGFATSVIGCGCEAGVERMLPAGQTPDGRPGVTVLLFAVSSKELAKQIERRVGQCVLTCPTTAVYGGIDAETSRAPLSDRASLGSGLRFFGDGWQISKMLGDTRYWRVPVMDGEFVCEDTALTVKAVGGGNLILLARDIDAALAAAEAAVAAMRRLPNVIMPFPGGVVRSGSKVGSKYKGASASTNDAFCPTLTGLSAHSELSAEVGSVLEIVIDGLTGTDVGAAMTAGIGAATGLGRAAGLLRISAGNYGGKLGPYHFHLHSLAAGLDGSRA